One part of the Alosa alosa isolate M-15738 ecotype Scorff River chromosome 4, AALO_Geno_1.1, whole genome shotgun sequence genome encodes these proteins:
- the zgc:114123 gene encoding protein spire homolog 1, which produces MTTFQTMDGSVCVPNTCHICLKEILELQGHPITEEQAWALCYQLCTLLKDDLSERVVHNETPQPPRLPGVEAILFSNDGSVSFKDSSRPIFGRKDQIVDQLGRLIYDCLDWGLDHDVERDLHEALALLVCRMINVKPRTDASLLPIGLPEVIQVCEDRLDGTAQAAHHYKTVCSLLFSETIELYHYIQSYKTCIKSLQTFLESDVSLRIRTDSDQVHAWKYVVEEIQSREPLRPCSRTFPSNAYRPPEKLFPFDQLKQVIESKQYTLRKVQMGGNPLKKTDPCDSLLEAILAKPKLRPVSERKLRERTKEEPCLHERLMAEIRTTDPLELFASCKKSRAVQSLRMTSGLNLMGRKRRAQSVGSYPDTKRLRKGYDTGSIPVTIAMIMNAHQTEIDGHQKTIPETNPGKWQVCSCCSNRSQFFTWHNTCSRCDRVVCPSCCVKMRVPYKWCMDLPITFFRKIVLRQSAERDHSHFWRERLSWDCTKIPLVLEALALGSCSQHSLAMRGWHSQDICIECQGLLEETCDSGAFVNCITGTREI; this is translated from the exons ATGACCACGTTTCAAACAATGGATGGCTCCGTTTGTGTTCCAAACACTTGCCATATCTGCTTAAAAGAAATACTTGAACTGCAAGGACACCCGATAACCGAAGAGCAAGCGTGGGCCCTGTGTTACCAGTTGTGTACGCTTCTGAAAGACGATTTAAGTGAGCGCGTAGTCCACAACGAGACACCACAACCCCCTCGTTTACCTGGAGTAGAGGCCATTCTTTTCTCCAACGATGGAAGTGTTAGTTTCAAAG actcaagtaggcctattttcggCAGAAAGGATCAG ATAGTTGACCAACTTGGTCGCCTTATTTACGACTGTCTTGATTGGGGGCTTGACCATGACGTTGAACGAGACCTGCACGAAGCTCTTGCTCTCCTTGTCTGCCGGATGATAAACGTGAAACCACGCACCGATGCGTCTCTCCTGCCTATAGGCCTTCCTGAAGTCATTCAG GTTTGTGAAGATCGCCTGGATGGCACTGCACAGGCAGCACATCACTACAAGACTGTCTGCTCATTACTGTTCTCAGAGACCATTGAGCTGTACCACTACATCCAAAGTTATAAGACGTGTATCAAG AGTCTTCAAACATTTTTGGAATCTGACGTGTCACTGCGAATTCGTACTGATTCAGATCAG GTTCATGCATGGAAATATGTGGTAGAAGAGATACAAAGTAGAGAACCTTTGAGGCCGTGTTCCAGAACCTTTCCATCGAATGCATACCGACCTCCAGAAAAGTTGTTCCCATTTGACCAGCTGAAGCAAGTTATTGAAAGCAAACAATATACTCTACGAAAAGTACAG ATGGGAGGAAACCCTCTGAAAAAGACTGATCCATGTGATTCTCTTCTGGAAGCCATCCTAGCCAAGCCAAAACTCAGACCT GTTTCAGAGcggaaattgagagagaggacTAAGGAAGAGCCTTGTCTTCATGAACGGCTGATGGCGGAGATTCGCACGACTGACCCGCTGGAACTTTTTGCATCTTGCAAAAAAAGTCGTGCCGTTCAAA GTTTACGTATGACATCAGGTCTCAACCTTATGGGTAGAAAGCGACGTGCCCAATCTGTTGGGAGCTACCCAGACACCAAACGATTG AGGAAAGGTTATGACACTGGCAGTATTCCTGTGACTATTGCGATGATTATGAATGCACATCAGACTGAAATTGATGGGCATCAGAAGACTATTCCTGAGACTAACCCTGGCAAATGGCAG GTGTGTTCCTGTTGCTCTAATCGAAGTCAGTTTTTTACCTGGCACAACACCTGCTCCAGATGTGATAG GGTTGTGTGTCCTTCCTGCTGTGTAAAG ATGCGAGTGCCCTACAAATGGTGTATGGACCTCCCAATAACATTCTTCCGGAAGATCGTGCTGCGGCAAAGTGCTGAGAGAGACCATAGTCATTTCTGGAGGGAGCGCCTATCATGGGACTGCACAAA GATTCCTTTGGTTCTGGAGGCTCTAGCCCTCGGTTCTTGTTCCCAGCACAGTTTGGCCATGAGAGGTTGGCACAGCCAGGACATCTGTATAGAGTGTCAGGGTCTCCTGGAGGAAACATGTGACTCTGGGGCCTTTGTGAACTGTATCACAGGGACCCGAGAGATTTGA